One window of the Gloeomargarita sp. SKYB120 genome contains the following:
- a CDS encoding DUF2470 domain-containing protein produces MSGALPSDASFPAEVSARICRHMNRDHPDAVLLYAQGLAGMVGATAATMEAIDCRGMDLQVWEGDTPKAIRIEFPEPLSGPKAAHHCLVQLVEQARQRLASQ; encoded by the coding sequence ATGAGCGGAGCGTTGCCATCTGATGCGAGTTTTCCGGCGGAGGTGAGTGCGCGTATCTGCCGCCATATGAACAGGGACCACCCTGATGCCGTCCTGCTCTACGCCCAAGGGTTGGCGGGCATGGTGGGAGCAACAGCGGCGACGATGGAAGCGATCGATTGCAGGGGGATGGACTTGCAGGTGTGGGAAGGCGATACCCCCAAGGCCATTCGGATTGAATTTCCTGAGCCTTTGAGCGGCCCGAAGGCGGCCCATCACTGTCTGGTGCAACTGGTAGAACAGGCGCGGCAACGG